A region of the Chitinophagaceae bacterium genome:
CATAATTTCTCTCATTTCCTCGGTAAAACCACCCGGTGCATCGCTAAACGATCCGAATATTCCTGCCGGAACTGAAAGCTCTCTGTGTGAACCGTCCGGTTGTGGAGTTGGTGCTAATAATTTATTAAAATCAGTGATTAAAGTAAGCTGATTATAATCATCTAAATTCAACTCCCATGCTACACCTATTCCTAAGTTTGCCGGTAAAAAATCTTTTTCTGCCGACTGTGTATATGATATTTTACTTCCTAAGTTTGAAATATTTGCACCAATGTTTAAGGTGGTATTCATATCTCCAACCTCTACTTCATCATTAGTATAAAAAAATGAAATATCACCGGAAGCAGCTGTTGCAGCAGTAATAACTTCACCCATAGATTCATATCCACTGGCAAGATTTGAGTAAATAAATCTAAGTGTAATACCGGTAGAAAAACGATCGGAAAGTCTTCTTGAATAAGTACCGTCTAATGCAAATTCATTAGGTCTGAATTCATTTAGATTAGCTCCCTGAGCATCTGTAAACTGAATATTTCCCAAAGAAAAATACCTTAATGATAAACCTAAGGCCTGCATATCATCCAGCTTATAATAGCCGGCAATATTTGCTAAGTAAACATCATTTACCAATGACCTTAGCCATGGTGTATAATTAATACCAATTCCAAAGTCAGCATCGTCTATAAAAACAATTTTTGACGGATTATGAAACAGTGCGTTAACATCCGGTGAAATTGCTACCCCGGCATCCCCTATTCCTCCTGAACGTGAATCAGGAATAACTCTTAAAAAAGGAACAGCCGTAGTTACTACATTTAAAATTCCCAACTCATCTTGAGGTGCTGTCTGTTGCGCTTTTGCAGTATTAAAAAGTAGAGGAAAAATTCCCAGGGCGAAAACCCATTTTTTTATGTGCATCTGATTTTTTTTAAATTTATTAACAAAATTATCTTAAAATTACCAATTTCTCAAACTTGTGGGCATTCAACCCGGAAGAAGAACGCACGTTTACTTTATAAACGTATACTCCCCTGCCTATTTTATCTCCAAAATCATCCAAACCATCCCAATGTATATTATCTACCCGATATCCTTCACTTACAACTTCCTGATGAATGGACTTTATAAGCTTTCCGGTTACCGTAAATATTTGAACCTGTACATCTAATATTTGTCCCGGTTGATTATGCTCAAACATAAAATTTGTAGAGGTTGTAAATGGATTGGGATAATTATAAACATGATTTAAGGCCATCTCAGCTGATGAAGACACGACAAACTCGGTATACCCTTCACCGGAGTTATTATGAACATCCCAGGCTTTAACCCGAACACTATGACGACCTTCCGGAAGTTTACTTAGCGGATAATTGATGGTTCCCCTTCTGAAGTTATCTAAATCTGCTTCGTAAAAATCATTTAATACCAGCACATTTCGGGTATCATCGTTTAACACAGCCGTAAGATCATGACCAATTCCGCTACCTACTGTATTTATACCACTTTCATCTCTAAGTTTTACATATAAAAGAGGGTTAGGGTCAGTTATCCCTCCGAAAACAAAAGTCTCATCATTCATAAACACTTCTACTTCCGGACCAGTATTATCTTCTACAAACACTTCAGCTGTACCTCCGACAATGATAGAAGTATCAAAACCGGCGGCATCTACCCAGTCTGTATTAGCATAATAACTAATTTTCCCCTGTCCGTATTTGAACATTATATCTTTAGGGACGATAAATGTAAATGAAAATTTACCGTCTTTAACTGTAGCTTTTCCTCTGTAAATCGTATTTTTCAAGAGTTCAAATTGTTTCTTAAAGCTACCTCCTGATTGACCTAAAGTTTCTACAACTGATACTTTATCAAAAACTAAAGGATATACAAAGCCGTTAAAATTTTCCAATAAAGTTCCGTTTTCGTTTCTAACCTCGCCTGTAATGGTATACTGACCCAAAGCACTTAATGTATCGGTTTGCTTTTCAACTAAATCTTCAGTAATCGATGTTGTTACTACATCATACTCCGGATAAGCTAATCTCATAGCCGGATCACCAAGCAGAACAAATTTACGGGTATTCCCTATAGCAGCATTTCCTAAATTTTTAGACAACAGTAAGGCTTCACCTACGGAAGGCATTTCTCCATTTATCGGCTCAAATATTCTTTTTAAAAAAGCCCTGTTCAAATCTTCATTTGCACTGGCAAAAACTAATCGTACTGTTGTTACTAAACCTATTCCTCCTCCGGCTGAATTTAAAAGAACATGTTCCCCTGCCGAAATATTAGTTGGATCATCGAAACGGCTAAACTCACAGGTTGCTGTTACAAACAATGGCATTTTATCATAGTTTGTCCAAGACAGTATATCACTGATAGTTAAAACTCGCTCATGCGCCCAGCCGTTTACACCTCCATGTCCAAGATAATTAACAATTAATGAACCCTTAAACATCTGATTATTGAGAGCTTGTTGTGCATCCGGAAACCTGGCACCTCCCGGGGTTGATTGTCTTGGGTAAGCATCGAAATATATCTTATTTATATTGTACAAAGGATAAGTAGTGTCTACAAAACTTACTAATCTTTCCGTTTGATTTAAATGTAAATTTGAATCTCCGTCATCGGCTAAAAAAACAAGGTCATTGCGCCAATTTCCAAAAGTTGCAGTACTTTCATAATGAATAATTTTATCCACCATATCCTGAGCATGCTGAAGAGTTCTGGCAGGTAAGCGCCCAACGGCTACATCAAGTAAATGAGAGCTGCTTAAAACATCATCCCCTTCGTTATCATCTAAAAATGCAAAAAAATCATCTGTAACAAATGTTGAAACCGGCCCTAATGAATTATGACTTTGATAAGTTGGTATCAGGTTAATGTTATTTTGAACCCGACTTCTGTTATCATAAGATCCGTTCCCAAATAATAATAAATATTTGGGCTGCTGATTGGCATTCGCTGCATTTCTATCATATAACATTTTTGTAAAATCTCTAATGGCAGAAATGTCAGGCGAACCTGCTGAAAATTCATTATATATTTGTTTTACATTCACAGTTATTACGTTAAGATTCTTAGTATTACGGTGATGCGATGCTAATGTTTCAACAGGGCCTTTAATATCCGGATGATAAACAATTATCATGTCTGCCTGCTGAATAGCATGTAAATTTTGATTTTCCACAACTTCTATAAACTCCGGCACAGGTAGGTTTCCCTGAGGATTAAAAACTATAAATCTTTTAAGCTTTTCAGTAAATGTACTGAATCTGTATTCACTTCCACTTAAATTACCGCTCATATTCACCGGCACAATCGGGTCTGTAATATCCCATACTTTCAAACCGGAATTGAAATTTGCAATTCTAAATTCTGTAATAACTCCTTTATCAATATTATTAAGATCTGTGAAAATAAACTGCTCACCATTATACCTTAATGAGCGCCTGAAGTTAACTTTTAAATAATCTATCCACCCTTCTGAAGACGAAGCTGAATTAACAAAATCAACAGTAAAATTTAAATTATTACCTGTTATATTACTCAAGGTATCAGCACGGGTTGTTCGCCTGGCATATTCTGAAGTATAACCGGATGATACGCTTGCAATATTATGACTTGTAAACTGCTGACCGTTTAAACGCAAATTAAATGTAGAAGCAGAAGATAATGAACGAGCCACAAACGCACTCTCTACATAAACCGGACTACTGCTTTGAATACCGGAAGACTCAAAAGTATAATTCCGTGAGGATACTGCAAAGCCAAAATTATCTCCATACCATTGCCTGCCGGATTTAATTAAATTAACCAATTCGTCTTCTACATATTTGTATTCAGAAAAATGAGTAGAAATATTATTGGGATTAGGAACAGATGAGGCTGTCGTCACTTGCTGTGAATTTGTTGACGAAATATTTATAAAATAAAAAGTCTTGTCTGTATACAGATTTTTTTGATGATCGAATCTTTCTGTTTCTTCATTATAAAAAACTGCATGAGGAGAACTACCATAAAACAAAACATAATCATTATTGCTAAAAGAGCCGCTTCCCGCTCCTGAAACTTCTACAGCAAGTTCTCTTAAATCTGTTGTTCGTTCTATTCCATTATACTCAGGCAACATCCCGCCTTCAATACCAAAAACTCTAACATTTGAAGGGTCTATATTGTCAGGATTTAACCCCAATTCAGTTATTAAATTTCTGTTTATCTTATGAATGGCTGATTTCTCAACTGCTATTTTATACCAATCGCCACTTGATAATACGGATGACTGAGGATAAGTATTGGCACCGGAAGAACTCATTCTAAAAGAGTTATCTACCTGAAAATCTACATCAAATGAAATTAGCTTTTCAATCTGACCGGTATTGGAATTTCTTCTGAAAGGAAAAATTTCAAAAATAGCATGTCGAACACCTCTGGCCGACCCGTTAAAAGCTTCAATTTTAAATTCACCGGAAAGTATTCCTTCGGTCTCATGGTCTGCTAAACTAATGGTTTGATATACTTCATTTCTGATTTCAGCATAAATTTGCCCGTTTGTATTAATGGGCTCAACTATTCTGTAAGCAGGTAAGTAGTTATATTTTTCATCGAAAAAAGCATCTTTAAAATAGGGAACTTCCTTATGAACTATACCATTTACCGATAGTTCTGTGTTTGATTCACCCCATTCAAGGAATACTTCTAAAGATGAAGCAGCTTTTGTAATATTACTGCATAAAACTATGCATAATAAGCTGAATGTATATTGTGTAAATATTTTAAACTTGCGCACTAATAATATTTTTTTATGATTTTAAAAACGAGCTTTTATAAATCATATTGCTAAACGTAAAATATTTTTGAAAAAAAATACCTTTAATTAAATTAAAACCGTTGTAAACTCATCAATTATATGAAAAATCAAGAATAAACAGTAATTTTGATATCGGTTTTACAACAAAGTAGTTTATGAAAAGATTAACAAAGATATATTTAACGGCATTTTGCA
Encoded here:
- a CDS encoding T9SS C-terminal target domain-containing protein; translated protein: MRKFKIFTQYTFSLLCIVLCSNITKAASSLEVFLEWGESNTELSVNGIVHKEVPYFKDAFFDEKYNYLPAYRIVEPINTNGQIYAEIRNEVYQTISLADHETEGILSGEFKIEAFNGSARGVRHAIFEIFPFRRNSNTGQIEKLISFDVDFQVDNSFRMSSSGANTYPQSSVLSSGDWYKIAVEKSAIHKINRNLITELGLNPDNIDPSNVRVFGIEGGMLPEYNGIERTTDLRELAVEVSGAGSGSFSNNDYVLFYGSSPHAVFYNEETERFDHQKNLYTDKTFYFINISSTNSQQVTTASSVPNPNNISTHFSEYKYVEDELVNLIKSGRQWYGDNFGFAVSSRNYTFESSGIQSSSPVYVESAFVARSLSSASTFNLRLNGQQFTSHNIASVSSGYTSEYARRTTRADTLSNITGNNLNFTVDFVNSASSSEGWIDYLKVNFRRSLRYNGEQFIFTDLNNIDKGVITEFRIANFNSGLKVWDITDPIVPVNMSGNLSGSEYRFSTFTEKLKRFIVFNPQGNLPVPEFIEVVENQNLHAIQQADMIIVYHPDIKGPVETLASHHRNTKNLNVITVNVKQIYNEFSAGSPDISAIRDFTKMLYDRNAANANQQPKYLLLFGNGSYDNRSRVQNNINLIPTYQSHNSLGPVSTFVTDDFFAFLDDNEGDDVLSSSHLLDVAVGRLPARTLQHAQDMVDKIIHYESTATFGNWRNDLVFLADDGDSNLHLNQTERLVSFVDTTYPLYNINKIYFDAYPRQSTPGGARFPDAQQALNNQMFKGSLIVNYLGHGGVNGWAHERVLTISDILSWTNYDKMPLFVTATCEFSRFDDPTNISAGEHVLLNSAGGGIGLVTTVRLVFASANEDLNRAFLKRIFEPINGEMPSVGEALLLSKNLGNAAIGNTRKFVLLGDPAMRLAYPEYDVVTTSITEDLVEKQTDTLSALGQYTITGEVRNENGTLLENFNGFVYPLVFDKVSVVETLGQSGGSFKKQFELLKNTIYRGKATVKDGKFSFTFIVPKDIMFKYGQGKISYYANTDWVDAAGFDTSIIVGGTAEVFVEDNTGPEVEVFMNDETFVFGGITDPNPLLYVKLRDESGINTVGSGIGHDLTAVLNDDTRNVLVLNDFYEADLDNFRRGTINYPLSKLPEGRHSVRVKAWDVHNNSGEGYTEFVVSSSAEMALNHVYNYPNPFTTSTNFMFEHNQPGQILDVQVQIFTVTGKLIKSIHQEVVSEGYRVDNIHWDGLDDFGDKIGRGVYVYKVNVRSSSGLNAHKFEKLVILR